The following are from one region of the Rhizobacter sp. AJA081-3 genome:
- a CDS encoding helix-turn-helix domain-containing protein: MVTASNRSTPVAKRATSFEPNVARAFGEVVRALREERGVAQDKFALLANVDRSYYGKLERGERQPSLALLLRIAGALELDGGELVARVVAQLARGRRRKSAA, translated from the coding sequence GTGGTTACCGCCTCGAATCGCTCCACCCCTGTTGCCAAACGCGCCACCTCGTTCGAACCGAACGTGGCGCGCGCCTTCGGCGAGGTGGTCCGCGCGCTGCGCGAAGAGCGCGGCGTCGCCCAGGACAAGTTCGCGCTGCTCGCCAACGTCGATCGCTCCTACTACGGCAAGCTCGAGCGCGGCGAACGTCAGCCATCGTTGGCCTTGCTGCTGCGCATCGCCGGCGCGCTCGAACTCGACGGCGGAGAACTCGTCGCGCGCGTGGTCGCGCAACTGGCGCGCGGACGACGGCGCAAGTCTGCGGCGTAG
- a CDS encoding cytochrome ubiquinol oxidase subunit I yields the protein MTPDFLPQYLARWQFGMSLSFHFLFVPLSLGLLLGINILQTAHAMSRRLTLARAAAFWSRILLLVWATGMITGYPLRWQLSDHWAYYLHEAEPVLTRVFAIEGAILWPMILAMLAITWLRGWLASPVLALIGWLLLAVMSVQAWTILSVNAWMQNPGQLTQIQGRWQVQSVWQLLLSEMALHKLTHTLAAAMLSGAFFIFALAGLWQRLRRHASVARVSVGVAVWIGFGAALAVLLSGHMSASGVAKLQPLKFAAFEAHWRNGQVDAPLVLWARPEDEARINRDELAIAGLMGLLIEGQEGSPAGLDELAQELAWLELAQQSGGKVEGVAGITPQALQALRPVVAQRYGLEKWATLSAAERAQAVAQAAAPPVAVTFYAFRAMVASGLICLALTALAFLRRRRLREGRLPGLMRALVWAAPLPWIAILCGWVVAEVGRQPWVIYGRFSVHQAASIMHSTRGGELNLLQMSLAGAAISSVFIVALRSILLAGPDRAHWLDARHLWATAPAATNFRAHVRRWLDAGAWRTLLRHAPGWRRRGRAWQDTVFRPRVQLRRR from the coding sequence ATGACCCCCGATTTCTTACCACAGTATCTGGCGCGATGGCAGTTCGGCATGAGCTTGAGCTTCCACTTCCTCTTCGTGCCCCTGTCCCTTGGGCTCTTGCTGGGCATCAATATCCTGCAGACGGCGCACGCCATGAGCCGACGCCTGACGTTGGCCCGTGCGGCGGCGTTCTGGAGCCGCATCCTGTTGCTGGTGTGGGCCACGGGCATGATCACCGGCTACCCCTTGCGCTGGCAGCTGAGCGACCACTGGGCCTATTACCTGCATGAGGCCGAGCCCGTGCTCACCCGCGTCTTTGCCATCGAAGGCGCGATTCTCTGGCCCATGATCCTGGCGATGCTGGCCATCACCTGGTTGCGCGGCTGGTTGGCGAGCCCCGTGCTGGCGCTGATCGGCTGGCTGCTGCTGGCGGTGATGTCCGTGCAGGCCTGGACCATCCTGTCGGTCAACGCCTGGATGCAGAATCCAGGGCAGTTGACGCAGATTCAGGGCCGCTGGCAAGTGCAGTCGGTTTGGCAGCTGCTGCTCAGCGAGATGGCGCTGCACAAGCTCACGCATACGCTGGCCGCGGCCATGCTGAGCGGCGCGTTCTTCATCTTTGCGTTGGCTGGGCTTTGGCAGCGGCTGCGCCGGCATGCTTCGGTGGCGCGGGTCTCCGTCGGCGTGGCGGTGTGGATCGGCTTCGGCGCCGCACTGGCCGTGCTCCTGAGCGGGCACATGAGTGCTTCGGGTGTGGCGAAGCTGCAGCCGCTCAAGTTCGCCGCGTTCGAGGCGCACTGGCGCAACGGGCAAGTAGACGCACCGCTCGTGTTGTGGGCGCGGCCTGAAGACGAAGCGCGCATCAATCGCGACGAATTGGCCATTGCCGGATTGATGGGCCTGCTCATTGAAGGACAGGAGGGCTCGCCTGCGGGCCTGGACGAACTCGCGCAGGAGCTGGCGTGGCTCGAGCTCGCGCAGCAAAGCGGCGGCAAGGTCGAAGGTGTTGCGGGCATCACCCCGCAGGCGCTGCAGGCGCTGCGCCCTGTGGTGGCGCAGCGGTACGGCCTGGAGAAGTGGGCGACCCTGTCCGCCGCCGAACGTGCCCAGGCGGTGGCGCAAGCGGCGGCCCCACCGGTGGCCGTCACCTTCTATGCCTTTCGCGCGATGGTCGCCAGCGGCCTCATCTGCCTGGCGCTGACGGCGCTGGCTTTCCTGCGCCGGCGCCGGCTGCGCGAAGGAAGACTTCCGGGGCTGATGCGTGCGCTGGTGTGGGCTGCGCCGTTGCCCTGGATTGCCATTCTCTGCGGCTGGGTGGTGGCTGAAGTCGGCCGCCAGCCCTGGGTCATCTACGGGCGCTTCTCGGTGCATCAAGCAGCCAGCATCATGCACAGTACGCGCGGCGGTGAGCTGAACCTGCTGCAGATGTCGCTGGCGGGCGCGGCGATCTCGTCCGTCTTCATCGTCGCCTTGCGCTCGATTCTGCTGGCCGGCCCAGACCGGGCTCACTGGCTAGATGCACGCCATCTGTGGGCGACGGCGCCCGCGGCCACAAACTTTCGCGCGCACGTGCGCCGATGGCTGGACGCCGGCGCGTGGCGCACGTTGTTGCGGCATGCCCCGGGGTGGAGGCGGCGCGGCCGGGCGTGGCAGGACACGGTGTTCAGGCCGCGCGTTCAGCTGCGGCGCCGTTGA
- a CDS encoding xanthine dehydrogenase family protein molybdopterin-binding subunit, which produces MDIAERALGLIEVEYEELPAVFTVDDALAAGAPQLHERGPGNLAKQALFETGDVAQGFKEADFVFEDTFETQRVNTCYLEPRVCVVDTDRNGHVTVWSSLQHLFGIREKLAYVLDIPVSKVRAVKSPYIGGGFGGKLDMGPMEPLAALMSLKTGRAVRIQQTRAEEFATSNRNPFQVQLKTGVKKDGTLTARTAISTLDAGAHATHGSTVITVHGLFGFMYTYRCPNRRWEGRSVYTNNVISGGFRGYGAPQASFAVEQQMDAIAEKLGIDAVELRIRNAHREGERHPIFPADFTTYRYEEALRKGAERIGWAQRKPAGSGAGVKKRGIGLGSVPTWTSNCTGQPDLYEHSGAIVKLNPDGSADIASAAMDIGCGQNTTFCQIVAEELGIPLHQVRMAGSVDTSNVPFVAPMHASRGTHAAGGAIRAAAADLKVKMLKVAQHARSGTLIGSTSLNPTVSPIPAGAMFVEVEVDTDTGVVTVERVVYAHDIGRVINPLGAEGQVEGGVQQGIGYALMEHTQFDPETGACLTQDFLDYKMPTACEMPKSIECIFIESNEPSGPFGAKSLSECCLITPAGAIANAAYNAIGVRIHSLPITPETVLRALGKLD; this is translated from the coding sequence GTGGACATCGCCGAACGCGCGCTCGGCCTGATCGAGGTGGAGTACGAGGAGCTGCCCGCCGTCTTCACGGTGGACGATGCGCTGGCCGCGGGCGCGCCGCAGCTGCACGAACGCGGCCCGGGCAACCTGGCCAAGCAGGCGCTGTTCGAAACGGGCGACGTGGCGCAGGGCTTCAAGGAGGCCGACTTCGTCTTTGAAGATACGTTCGAGACGCAGCGCGTCAACACCTGCTACCTCGAGCCGCGCGTGTGCGTGGTGGATACCGACCGCAACGGCCATGTCACGGTGTGGAGCTCGCTGCAGCACCTCTTTGGCATCCGCGAGAAGCTGGCTTATGTGCTGGACATTCCCGTCAGCAAGGTGCGTGCGGTGAAGTCGCCCTATATCGGCGGGGGCTTCGGCGGCAAGCTGGACATGGGGCCGATGGAGCCGCTGGCCGCGCTGATGAGCTTGAAGACCGGCCGCGCGGTGCGCATCCAACAAACACGCGCCGAGGAATTTGCCACCAGCAACCGCAACCCCTTCCAGGTGCAGCTGAAAACCGGCGTGAAGAAAGACGGCACGCTCACCGCGCGCACCGCCATCAGCACGCTGGATGCCGGCGCGCACGCCACGCATGGCTCCACGGTGATCACGGTGCATGGCCTGTTCGGCTTCATGTACACCTACCGCTGCCCCAACCGGCGCTGGGAAGGCCGCTCGGTCTATACCAACAACGTCATCAGCGGCGGCTTTCGCGGCTACGGCGCACCGCAGGCTTCGTTTGCGGTGGAGCAGCAGATGGACGCCATCGCCGAGAAGCTTGGCATCGATGCGGTGGAGCTGCGCATCCGCAACGCGCACCGCGAAGGCGAGCGCCACCCGATCTTCCCGGCCGACTTCACCACCTACCGCTACGAGGAGGCGCTGCGCAAGGGTGCCGAGCGCATCGGCTGGGCGCAGCGCAAGCCCGCGGGCAGCGGCGCCGGCGTGAAGAAGCGCGGCATCGGCCTGGGCTCGGTGCCGACCTGGACCTCCAACTGCACCGGCCAGCCCGACCTCTACGAACACTCGGGTGCGATCGTCAAGCTCAACCCCGACGGTTCGGCCGACATCGCGTCGGCCGCAATGGACATCGGCTGCGGCCAGAACACCACCTTCTGCCAGATCGTGGCCGAGGAGTTGGGCATCCCCTTGCATCAGGTGCGCATGGCCGGCAGCGTGGACACCAGCAACGTGCCCTTCGTCGCGCCGATGCATGCCAGCCGCGGCACGCACGCGGCCGGCGGCGCCATCCGCGCCGCCGCCGCCGACCTGAAGGTCAAGATGCTGAAGGTCGCCCAGCATGCTCGAAGCGGCACGCTGATCGGCAGCACCAGCCTGAACCCGACGGTGAGTCCGATTCCCGCCGGCGCGATGTTCGTCGAGGTCGAGGTCGACACCGACACTGGCGTGGTCACCGTGGAGCGCGTGGTCTACGCGCACGACATCGGCCGCGTCATCAACCCGCTGGGCGCCGAAGGGCAGGTCGAAGGCGGCGTGCAGCAGGGCATCGGCTACGCGCTGATGGAACACACGCAGTTCGACCCCGAGACCGGGGCCTGCCTGACGCAGGACTTCCTCGACTACAAGATGCCCACCGCCTGCGAGATGCCAAAGAGCATCGAGTGCATCTTCATCGAGTCGAACGAGCCTTCGGGCCCGTTCGGCGCCAAGAGCCTGTCGGAGTGCTGCCTCATCACGCCGGCCGGCGCAATCGCCAACGCCGCCTACAACGCCATCGGCGTGCGCATCCACTCGCTGCCAATCACGCCCGAGACGGTGCTGCGCGCCCTCGGCAAACTCGACTGA
- a CDS encoding choice-of-anchor D domain-containing protein, with the protein MTVITLPALALGQGTGPVAVPSMDGADFGAVPIGFVSRAAKLYIKNTGQSYFAVRTVTQENNPDRNFVTYAEADGLTCYQTIVVYPGQTCSITVAFQPTKVGAQQADFIVSLSDYAGVVRFPLSAVGVAAPSPGVVFSHSALDFGQQAVGQASEARGVLLNNFTAGDASFTGISLQGSDAGAFQLAGSCTANGGQFVMRGAREWFDSKLPGNCQLRVTFTPQRAGAHDAKVVVQTAASAGPLELALTGSGTRGLVTPVPPPGTPELSHVGPPPYTTNPAPAPAPAPAPAPAPAPAPAPAPAPAPAPAPAPAPAPTPAPAPAPAPAPAPAPAPAPAPAPAPAPATGILTNPNAPVQSTGGGCTVAATGGDVDPSLLLLIAGAAASLIWRRRTDVPRNAQDAMSSDADPTQ; encoded by the coding sequence ATGACCGTGATCACCCTGCCCGCGCTCGCGTTGGGACAGGGGACCGGGCCGGTCGCCGTGCCGTCGATGGATGGTGCGGACTTCGGTGCGGTCCCGATCGGCTTCGTCAGCCGTGCCGCGAAGCTCTACATCAAGAACACCGGCCAGTCCTACTTCGCGGTGCGAACCGTCACGCAAGAGAACAACCCGGACCGGAACTTCGTGACCTACGCCGAGGCGGATGGTCTGACGTGCTATCAGACCATCGTGGTCTACCCGGGGCAGACCTGCTCGATCACGGTCGCGTTCCAGCCAACCAAGGTCGGCGCACAGCAGGCCGACTTCATCGTTTCGCTGTCCGACTACGCGGGTGTGGTGCGCTTCCCGCTCAGCGCCGTCGGCGTCGCGGCGCCATCGCCCGGTGTCGTGTTCAGCCACTCGGCGCTGGACTTCGGGCAGCAAGCTGTCGGACAGGCCAGCGAAGCACGGGGGGTTCTGCTGAACAACTTCACGGCCGGCGACGCCAGCTTCACCGGCATCAGCCTGCAAGGCAGCGACGCGGGCGCCTTCCAGCTCGCCGGTTCGTGCACGGCCAATGGCGGTCAGTTCGTGATGCGCGGTGCGCGCGAATGGTTCGACTCGAAGCTCCCCGGCAACTGCCAGTTGCGCGTGACGTTCACGCCGCAACGCGCCGGCGCCCACGACGCGAAAGTCGTGGTGCAAACCGCGGCCTCGGCAGGGCCCCTGGAACTCGCGCTGACCGGCTCCGGCACGCGAGGTCTCGTGACGCCGGTACCACCGCCGGGCACGCCGGAACTCTCGCACGTGGGGCCGCCCCCCTACACAACGAATCCGGCACCTGCACCCGCACCTGCACCTGCACCTGCACCTGCACCTGCACCTGCACCTGCACCTGCACCTGCACCTGCACCTGCACCTGCACCTGCACCTGCACCTGCACCTACACCTGCACCTGCACCTGCACCTGCACCTGCACCTGCGCCTGCACCTGCACCTGCACCGGCACCTGCACCTGCACCGGCGCCCGCGACGGGCATCCTCACGAACCCGAACGCGCCTGTCCAGTCAACCGGCGGCGGCTGCACGGTGGCGGCGACTGGCGGCGACGTGGACCCCAGCCTCCTGCTCTTGATCGCTGGAGCCGCCGCGTCGCTGATCTGGCGGCGCCGAACGGATGTTCCGCGCAACGCCCAAGACGCGATGAGCTCGGACGCCGACCCTACGCAATGA
- a CDS encoding alpha-hydroxy-acid oxidizing protein, which translates to MSNHGGRQLDGAMASLRALPAVRQAAGGHVPVLLDGGVRRGGDIAKALAPRASTVLFGRPLLYCLAADGERGAAALLSLLADELHRVMALLGAPTLASLRGAGVQTVSTVRGWSTTAMQDA; encoded by the coding sequence GTGTCCAACCACGGCGGCCGGCAGCTCGACGGTGCAATGGCCTCACTGCGCGCGCTGCCTGCCGTACGGCAAGCTGCCGGCGGACATGTGCCGGTGCTGCTGGATGGCGGCGTGCGGCGAGGTGGCGACATCGCCAAGGCGCTGGCCCCGCGCGCCTCTACCGTCCTGTTCGGCAGGCCCTTGCTGTACTGCCTGGCGGCCGACGGCGAGCGCGGTGCGGCCGCCTTGCTGTCGCTGCTGGCAGACGAGCTCCACCGCGTGATGGCGCTGCTGGGCGCGCCGACGCTGGCGTCGCTGCGCGGAGCCGGCGTACAGACCGTGTCCACCGTACGCGGATGGTCGACGACCGCGATGCAGGACGCCTGA
- a CDS encoding nuclear transport factor 2 family protein yields MKNKTLPALLASTLLGAVSDAGAASARGTPSPQEQRNEQVVLDFYDAAINRKDFDAAANFLGERYIQHNPSAVDGRNGLKAFLALLRSKFPHDSSHIVRVFVDGDFVILHVHNVREPDTRGVAIMDIFRLQNGKIVEHWDVRQDVADTSTAANPNGMF; encoded by the coding sequence ATGAAAAACAAGACTCTGCCCGCGCTGCTTGCCTCCACGCTCCTCGGCGCCGTCTCGGATGCCGGCGCCGCGTCGGCGCGCGGAACACCCTCGCCGCAGGAGCAGCGCAACGAACAGGTCGTGCTCGACTTCTACGATGCGGCGATCAACAGGAAGGACTTCGATGCGGCGGCCAACTTCCTCGGCGAACGCTACATCCAGCACAACCCGAGCGCCGTGGACGGCCGCAACGGCCTGAAGGCGTTCCTCGCGCTCTTGCGCAGCAAGTTCCCGCACGACAGCAGCCACATCGTTCGCGTGTTCGTCGACGGCGACTTCGTGATCCTTCATGTCCACAACGTCCGCGAGCCAGACACCCGCGGCGTCGCGATCATGGACATCTTTCGGCTCCAGAACGGGAAGATCGTCGAGCACTGGGATGTCCGTCAGGACGTCGCGGATACCTCAACCGCGGCGAATCCGAATGGCATGTTCTAG
- a CDS encoding winged helix-turn-helix domain-containing protein, producing MEIVLIADNPEVVEIERSALQTLGYSTLMLLGDRMNPSASDLKFAQLFVVKNSGAVGPCVDRVAWLNRMKPGAPILVTTDGVLCDEVQALQSAGASEVLIAPYRADDLRQRVLRLAIPKEGRRHGADEPVRLRVVRDRLVVQHERREIRLSPSEMAVLLVLAQSHGNVVARTMIMEALPNASGSPVSNAVDVYVARLRAKLAVPCIRTVRGGGYLLERSVEVAVTETR from the coding sequence TTGGAGATTGTCCTGATCGCAGACAACCCGGAGGTGGTGGAGATCGAGCGCTCGGCGCTACAGACGCTGGGCTACTCGACCCTGATGCTGCTGGGCGATCGTATGAACCCCAGCGCGTCGGACCTCAAGTTCGCGCAACTCTTCGTCGTCAAGAACAGCGGTGCGGTCGGCCCCTGCGTCGACCGCGTTGCCTGGCTGAACCGCATGAAGCCCGGCGCGCCCATCCTCGTGACGACCGACGGTGTGCTCTGCGACGAAGTGCAGGCCCTGCAGTCCGCTGGCGCGAGCGAGGTGCTCATCGCGCCGTACCGGGCCGACGACCTGCGCCAGCGCGTGCTGCGCCTGGCCATCCCGAAGGAGGGTCGCCGCCACGGCGCGGACGAACCGGTGCGGCTTCGCGTCGTGCGCGACCGCCTCGTGGTGCAGCACGAGCGGCGCGAGATCCGCCTGTCCCCGTCCGAGATGGCGGTGCTGCTGGTGCTCGCGCAGTCGCACGGCAACGTCGTCGCGCGCACGATGATCATGGAGGCCCTGCCGAACGCGTCGGGAAGCCCGGTGAGCAATGCCGTGGACGTGTACGTGGCGCGCCTGCGCGCCAAGCTCGCCGTCCCGTGCATCCGCACCGTGCGCGGCGGCGGCTACCTGCTCGAGCGTTCGGTCGAGGTCGCCGTCACCGAAACGCGCTGA
- a CDS encoding FAD:protein FMN transferase: protein MAAVSNTEHADEVSVSFEAMACDGEIRLAGLAPQSARRLAESAVAEVRRIEAKYSRFRADSIVSAINAAAGSGRAVAVDAETAGLLDFADGLHAISGGCFDITSGVLQSGWDFRRGRIPSRDELESLLGRVGWEHTRLRSDAEPVTVELLRPGMSIDFGGFGKEYAADRAASVLQRGGAVHGWVNLGGDIRLIGPRPDGSPWRMAIRHPRQEDRMLASIAMSRGALATSGDYERSFIGSDGQRHCHVLDPRDGCPVRHWQSVSVVASNCSAAGALTTIAMLLREHAIDFLDAQGVRWLAVDAEGRIHRSAAAAEDGWLKIAPGA, encoded by the coding sequence ATGGCCGCCGTGTCGAACACGGAGCACGCCGACGAGGTATCGGTCAGCTTCGAGGCCATGGCCTGCGACGGCGAGATTCGCCTAGCCGGCCTCGCGCCACAGTCCGCCCGCCGGCTGGCCGAGTCCGCCGTGGCCGAGGTGCGCCGAATCGAGGCCAAGTACTCGCGCTTCCGGGCGGACAGCATCGTCAGTGCGATCAATGCCGCGGCCGGCAGCGGCCGCGCGGTGGCCGTCGATGCAGAGACCGCCGGCCTGCTCGACTTCGCCGACGGGTTGCATGCGATCAGCGGCGGTTGCTTCGACATCACCTCCGGCGTACTGCAAAGCGGTTGGGACTTCCGCCGCGGCCGCATCCCCAGCCGCGACGAACTTGAGTCACTGCTCGGGCGGGTCGGCTGGGAGCACACGCGCCTGCGCAGCGACGCCGAGCCGGTCACCGTCGAGCTGCTGCGGCCCGGCATGTCCATCGACTTTGGCGGCTTCGGCAAGGAATACGCCGCCGACCGCGCCGCCAGCGTGCTGCAGCGCGGCGGTGCCGTGCACGGCTGGGTCAACCTCGGCGGCGACATCCGGCTCATCGGGCCGCGCCCTGACGGATCGCCCTGGCGCATGGCGATCCGCCATCCGCGGCAGGAGGACCGCATGCTTGCGTCCATCGCGATGTCGCGCGGCGCGCTCGCGACGAGCGGCGACTACGAGCGCAGCTTCATCGGCTCCGACGGCCAACGCCATTGCCACGTGCTGGATCCGCGCGACGGCTGCCCGGTCCGCCACTGGCAATCGGTCAGCGTCGTGGCCTCGAACTGCTCGGCGGCCGGTGCGCTCACCACCATCGCGATGCTGCTGCGCGAGCACGCCATCGACTTCCTCGACGCCCAGGGGGTGCGCTGGCTGGCGGTGGATGCCGAGGGTCGCATCCACCGCTCCGCCGCTGCTGCCGAGGACGGCTGGCTGAAGATCGCGCCGGGCGCGTGA
- a CDS encoding DUF3570 domain-containing protein encodes MVGSIVLAAMALPGVAELSPAHAESRPDRGTVSVRLLGYQDWQPGLRRTRVLAPAFRVQAPVADDWAFEGGVTADSVSGASPRYHAAISGASRMSDQRRAGDLKVTRYTQDVTVSAGIAGSSEHDYQSRAGSLEASWSSADRNTTLQAGVGASNDRIDPVNGAVVGARRRTRELSFGITRALTRADLVQATVARNVGAGYYSDPYKLLDERPDARRQTAVLLRWNHHFESRQATVRTSYRAYQDSFGIRAHSLEGEWLAPITRAVGLQLGARLHSQTAASFYVGPTYDPALGAPYPLGYDRDNPPRYITVDQRLSAFGAVTLAMGLSYAVDPDWTVDSRFEFYQQRTQWANSDATAEPLPRLRAVSVQLGVSHRF; translated from the coding sequence ATGGTCGGCTCGATCGTGCTCGCGGCCATGGCGTTGCCGGGCGTTGCGGAATTGTCGCCAGCGCACGCCGAATCGCGGCCCGATCGCGGAACCGTGAGCGTGCGGCTGCTCGGCTACCAGGACTGGCAGCCCGGGCTGCGCCGCACCCGCGTTCTGGCGCCGGCATTTCGTGTGCAGGCGCCGGTGGCGGACGATTGGGCCTTCGAGGGCGGCGTCACCGCCGACAGCGTCTCCGGCGCGAGCCCGCGCTACCACGCGGCGATCTCGGGCGCGTCGCGCATGAGCGATCAGCGCCGTGCCGGCGACCTGAAGGTGACGCGCTACACCCAGGACGTCACCGTGTCGGCCGGCATCGCCGGCTCGTCGGAACACGACTACCAGTCGCGCGCCGGCTCGCTCGAAGCAAGTTGGAGCAGCGCTGATCGCAACACCACCTTGCAGGCGGGAGTCGGCGCCTCGAACGACCGCATCGATCCGGTCAACGGCGCCGTGGTCGGCGCTCGCCGCCGCACGCGCGAACTGTCGTTCGGCATCACACGCGCCCTCACGCGGGCCGACCTCGTGCAAGCGACGGTGGCGCGCAACGTCGGCGCCGGCTACTACAGTGACCCGTACAAGCTCCTGGACGAGCGGCCGGACGCGCGCCGTCAGACCGCGGTGCTGCTGCGCTGGAACCACCATTTCGAAAGCCGCCAGGCGACCGTGCGGACCAGCTACCGCGCCTACCAGGACTCGTTCGGCATCCGCGCGCACAGCCTCGAAGGCGAATGGCTGGCGCCGATCACACGGGCCGTCGGCCTGCAACTCGGTGCGCGGCTGCACAGCCAGACGGCGGCGAGCTTCTACGTCGGGCCGACCTACGACCCGGCGCTGGGCGCGCCGTACCCGCTCGGCTACGACAGGGACAACCCGCCGCGATACATCACCGTTGATCAGCGACTGTCCGCGTTCGGTGCCGTGACCCTGGCCATGGGCCTGTCCTACGCCGTCGACCCGGACTGGACCGTCGACAGCCGGTTCGAGTTCTACCAGCAGCGCACGCAGTGGGCGAACAGCGACGCGACGGCCGAACCCTTGCCGCGGCTGCGCGCCGTGTCGGTCCAGCTCGGCGTCAGCCACCGCTTCTGA
- a CDS encoding DUF4266 domain-containing protein, with protein MRHVANGAAIAILAAGLLSGCAGLEAPPAWDKGLLARPEMSMSWDPLGQAFRQHIHESREAASGGARVGGGGCGCN; from the coding sequence ATGAGGCACGTGGCGAACGGCGCGGCCATCGCCATCCTGGCGGCAGGCCTGCTGTCCGGCTGCGCCGGCCTGGAGGCCCCGCCGGCCTGGGACAAGGGCCTGCTGGCACGGCCCGAGATGTCGATGAGCTGGGACCCGCTCGGCCAGGCGTTCCGGCAGCACATCCACGAGAGCCGGGAGGCCGCCTCCGGCGGCGCACGCGTGGGCGGAGGTGGTTGTGGCTGCAACTGA